Proteins found in one Micropterus dolomieu isolate WLL.071019.BEF.003 ecotype Adirondacks linkage group LG12, ASM2129224v1, whole genome shotgun sequence genomic segment:
- the LOC123979767 gene encoding myozenin-2-like — MSQFSTMTTRERKMQAAAICREVQAQEDIEMDLGKKMSVPKDIMLDELSYASNRGSRLFKLRQRRSEKYTFESTHNENNVQLNNATVSQTVNGNSGENNFGVAQPPKEPSDTPDTRMVPNPHSIAPGYGGPLKDIPPEKFNSTAVPKSYHSPWEQAIINDPALADTLHNRIPEPEPRQDLPGFKSFNRVATPFGGFSKAPRPAPIKPLQLEPVPDYPELQGDTAINRPSFNRSATGWVSVGGPVPLHTVSLEPVLIPESEDL; from the exons ATGTCACAGTTTTCCACCATGACAACCAGGGAGAGGAAAATGCAGGCAGCAGCAATCTGCAGGGAGGTTCAAGCCCAGGAAG ATATAGAGATGGATCTTGGGAAGAAAATGAGCGTGCCTAAGGACATCATGCTGGACGAGCTGTCTTATGCCTCAAACCGAGGCTCCCGTCTCTTCAAACTACGCCAGAGACGCTCagaaaaatacacttttgagagcacacacaatgaaaacaaCGTGCAGCTCAAT AACGCGACGGTTTCTCAAACTGTGAACGGGAACAGCGGTGAGAACAACTTCGGTGTCGCCCAACCACCTAAAGAGCCGTCCGACACACCAGATACAAGAATGGTGCCGAATCCACACAGTATTGCCCCGG GGTACGGTGGTCCTCTGAAAGACATCCCTCCAGAGAAGTTCAACAGTACAGCTGTGCCAAAGTCCTACCACTCACCCTGGGAGCAGGCCATTATCAATGACCCAGCCTTGGCCGACACTCTCCACAATCGCATACCCGAGCCAGAGCCCCGACAAGACCTACCAGGATTCAAAAGTTTCAACAG GGTGGCAACCCCGTTCGGTGGCTTCAGCAAGGCGCCCAGGCCTGCTCCCATCAAGCCCCTCCAGCTGGAACCAGTCCCTGACTACCCTGAGCTCCAAGGGGACACGGCGATAAATCGACCCTCCTTCAACAGATCTGCTACGGGGTGGGTGTCGGTGGGCGGTCCAGTCCCCCTCCATACCGTTTCCCTTGAGCCTGTGCTCATCCCTGAGTCAGAGGACCTTTGA